The Primulina huaijiensis isolate GDHJ02 chromosome 12, ASM1229523v2, whole genome shotgun sequence genome has a window encoding:
- the LOC140990680 gene encoding protein ABIL3-like isoform X2, with protein sequence MATITASASMRPRESCSYDDVSMEQSMILSDSLEDLKNLSKELYSAAEYFELSYMDDNQKEIVANTLKDYAVDAIVNTVDHLGHATFKVSYLLDEKVDEVSENEFHISCMEQRLRRCQYYIDLEGLSQQSLMIKTPKYHKRYILPVGETIDGAVQANIRNPECCLNVGDDWNQFRNARATTKETPPSTVSKGRSRNSSFSSNMPNINLEHRTASPPRFPFVRPNSHSSNTTSPKCSHPSTPNRSRTTIPTPSLGRQMSISEPRKSASMHLHVGNRSPKDGEQLRSKGIRLLKALLSRNKPKKDEMLYTYLNEY encoded by the exons ATGGCAACAATTACCGCATCTGCTTCAATGCGTCCTCGTGAGTCATGTAGCTACGATGATGTCTCCATGGAGCAAAGCATGATCCTCTCGGATAGTTTAGAG GACTTGAAGAATCTCAGCAAAGAATTATATTCAGCTGCTGAATACTTTGAGTTGTCTTATATGGATGACAACCAAAAGGAAAT AGTGGCGAATACATTAAAAGATTATGCCGTTGATGCAATTGTTAATACGGTGGACCATTTGGGCCATGCCACCTTTAAGGTCAGTTATCTGCTGGATGAAAAGGTCGACGAAGTTTCAGAAAATGAGTTCCATATATCTTGCATGGAGCAG AGATTGCGGAGGTGCCAGTATTACATCGATCTTGAAGGTCTGTCGCAGCAGTCACTAATGATTAAGACTCCAAAGTATCACAAGCGATACATTTTACCAG TGGGCGAGACGATAGATGGAGCTGTTCAAGCTAATATAAGAAACCCAGAATGCTGCCTGAATGTTGGAGATGACTGGAATCAATTTAGGAATG CTCGAGCTACAACCAAAGAAACTCCTCCATCAACGGTCAG CAAAGGGCGCTCTAGAAACTCTTCATTCTCTAGCAACATGCCAAATATAAATTTGG AACATCGGACAGCATCTCCTCCCCGGTTTCCTTTTGTACGTCCTAATTCCCACTCGAGCAATACCACATCTCCAAAATGTTCACATCCAAGCACTCCAAATCGTAGCCGGACAACTATCCCAACACCTTCTCTCGGAAGACAAATG TCTATATCTGAACCTCGGAAATCTGCTTCAATGCATTTGCATGTTGGAAACAGAAGCCCCAAAGATGGTGAACAGCTTCGTAGCAAGGGTATACGACTTCTCAAGGCGTTGCTTAGTCGAAACAAG
- the LOC140990680 gene encoding protein ABIL2-like isoform X1, whose translation MATITASASMRPRESCSYDDVSMEQSMILSDSLEDLKNLSKELYSAAEYFELSYMDDNQKEIVANTLKDYAVDAIVNTVDHLGHATFKVSYLLDEKVDEVSENEFHISCMEQRLRRCQYYIDLEGLSQQSLMIKTPKYHKRYILPVGETIDGAVQANIRNPECCLNVGDDWNQFRNARATTKETPPSTVSKGRSRNSSFSSNMPNINLAEHRTASPPRFPFVRPNSHSSNTTSPKCSHPSTPNRSRTTIPTPSLGRQMSISEPRKSASMHLHVGNRSPKDGEQLRSKGIRLLKALLSRNKPKKDEMLYTYLNEY comes from the exons ATGGCAACAATTACCGCATCTGCTTCAATGCGTCCTCGTGAGTCATGTAGCTACGATGATGTCTCCATGGAGCAAAGCATGATCCTCTCGGATAGTTTAGAG GACTTGAAGAATCTCAGCAAAGAATTATATTCAGCTGCTGAATACTTTGAGTTGTCTTATATGGATGACAACCAAAAGGAAAT AGTGGCGAATACATTAAAAGATTATGCCGTTGATGCAATTGTTAATACGGTGGACCATTTGGGCCATGCCACCTTTAAGGTCAGTTATCTGCTGGATGAAAAGGTCGACGAAGTTTCAGAAAATGAGTTCCATATATCTTGCATGGAGCAG AGATTGCGGAGGTGCCAGTATTACATCGATCTTGAAGGTCTGTCGCAGCAGTCACTAATGATTAAGACTCCAAAGTATCACAAGCGATACATTTTACCAG TGGGCGAGACGATAGATGGAGCTGTTCAAGCTAATATAAGAAACCCAGAATGCTGCCTGAATGTTGGAGATGACTGGAATCAATTTAGGAATG CTCGAGCTACAACCAAAGAAACTCCTCCATCAACGGTCAG CAAAGGGCGCTCTAGAAACTCTTCATTCTCTAGCAACATGCCAAATATAAATTTGG CAGAACATCGGACAGCATCTCCTCCCCGGTTTCCTTTTGTACGTCCTAATTCCCACTCGAGCAATACCACATCTCCAAAATGTTCACATCCAAGCACTCCAAATCGTAGCCGGACAACTATCCCAACACCTTCTCTCGGAAGACAAATG TCTATATCTGAACCTCGGAAATCTGCTTCAATGCATTTGCATGTTGGAAACAGAAGCCCCAAAGATGGTGAACAGCTTCGTAGCAAGGGTATACGACTTCTCAAGGCGTTGCTTAGTCGAAACAAG